The following nucleotide sequence is from Diospyros lotus cultivar Yz01 chromosome 3, ASM1463336v1, whole genome shotgun sequence.
TTAGCAGGCCTTAGGCAAGCAACCATTACTGCCACCTTTGTGGGATCTATGCTTACCCCTGCACTCGAGATTACATGCCCAATATACTCAACTTGCTTCTGACCAAAGGCACATTTAGACTTCTTAATATACAATTGGTTGGACTTGAGAACCTCAAATGTAGTCTTTAGGTGCTGTAAGTGTTGGCTAAGGGTTTGGTTGTAAAtcaagatgtcatcaaagaaaattagaaTGAATTTGCATAAGAAGGGCtcaaagatttggttcattAGTGATTGAAAAGTGGCTAGGGCATTGGTGAGCTCAAgtggcatcaccaagaattaaTAATGGTCGTGATGGGTTCTAAAGGCCGTTTTGTGGATATCATCAGGATTCATGCGAATTTGATGATACCATGAACGTAGGTCTAGCTTAGAGAAGATAGTAGCATTTTTTAGTTCATCAGGGAGGTCTTCAATTATGGGAACGGGAAACTTGTCTTTTACGGTCAAGGCATTGAATTGACGATAGTCAACACAAAAGCGCCATGAaccatcatttttcttaacaagTGGAACTTTGGCTTGGTCTGATTAAGGATTTGTGTAGCATTTCCttaaccattttttcaatttcagtttttgGTGGGGAAGGTATCTATAGGATCTAATGTTGACTGGTTCTGAGTTGGGTTTGAGATTTATAGAGTGATCAAGGGTTTGTTTGGGAGGCAAGGTATTAGGTTCTACAAATAGGTGCTTGTAGTCAGCTAAAAGCATATTAAGTTTATGTAAGTCATGTACCTCCCAATTACTCTGATCCGGTGCAGAAAATGTCAACTGTAGTTTCCCTTCTTTCTCCCCTTCTCCTTCTGTCTCCTCCACCACTTGAATAGAGAATAGCTGGGCAACTTGTGCCCATTTGCTCTTAAATAGTCTCTAGAGTCTCGTTCCAGTAATTATCTTGCATGTCCCTACCTCCTTACTCCCAATGAGAGTCAATCTCCTTTCCTCTTTCTCTCAAGTCACTTCcatcttgttaaaatcaaagctgaCAGGGCTCATGtttttcatccaatctactcctAGCACCGGATCATAGCCCCCTAGTTTAAGCAGCCTTAGATTAGCCTCGAATAATTCTCCtttcatttcccaacaaaatccTGTGCAAACTGACTTGCTTAGCACCTTGTTGTCATTGGCAACAATCACTGTCAATGGTTGGGTCCCTGTAAACCTACAATGAAGCTTCTTAGTAGTGCTCTCATCCAAAAActatgggtactcccactatcaattaaaaTCATCAGACTCCCTTCCTGTACCTTACTCTCTACCTTAATGACCTTGTTGTTGGTCAGTCCTTTTAGGGTATGTAGTGATATTTCCCCATTGTCCTCCCCTTCTAACTCCATTGCCTCAAGtgtattctcttcttcttcccataCTCCATCCTCTCCTTCCAGCAAGAGCAATTGTCTGTTGCATTGGTGCCTTGGAAAGTCTAGTCACCGCACTTGAAACATAACTCTGTTGTTATAACCCttgggtagaactcaccctAAAAAGCTAGCTGTCAAGGGGAAggtgcccaagagattataaacCCCATATCAAGATTCTAAACTTTCGATGTGGGACAAGTCCCATACATTATagtggaccataacataccaccacgctCTGCTGTCTCGACGCCCACGACGACTAGCTGTGCACTAGCCACAGCTAGTCCTGGACGAACACTGCAATGTCGACGTCACCTTTGTCACCACACAATTACAACTGGGAGACATGGGGttgactctgataccacaattgtcaagcccttgaattagggtTGTCAATTCGGTAATACCGATTgtagaacgagagagagagagagagagagggaggaagtttattcattcaataaatcGGTAATTCCTCCTATGTGCTGTAGGTCTCTTATTAAGAGGGCTTCTAGCCATACAACGATTTCCTCTAACCGCTTAACAACCTACTCTAGCTGTTACAACTGTTCTTTCTGCCTTctaacccccctccccccaataGTCTATAAGAGGTAAGTACTTACAAGAttacccctagggtcgtgacacctACTTGCCTCCTTTGCTCTATCAACTTCCCATTCTGACCTACTGAAGAGTGAGCAATTGCAAGTATAATCATCCCCTTTTGCCCAGAATTGAACCTCATCATTTCCTTACCAAAACCCTTACTTGCTGGAGGTGCAAATCCTATGCTCATTCCCATGTTCTGTTTCGTCTGTTTCTTCATTATGGCTTTCACCATAATCTATTGCAACCTCGCACCCTTAGCTACCTGCTCTACCTTTTTCAAGTGCAACATCTTGACCATAGGCTTAAGCTCTTCACTAAGTCTACTCAAAAAACTAGAAACGAAATAGGCTTCAAAGAGATGGGGATTTATATTGACCATAACAGATCTCAACTCCTCAAATCGAGCCTGATAGGCCTATTCCCCTTCCTCTTGTTTGAGTTTATTAAACTCCTCTATGCCATCCGTTATGTTCCTCTCTCTGAACCTCTCACATAACTTGTCAGCAAATTCATTCCACATGCACTCTCCTCTTACCTTCAACCACCCTTGATACCAGGCATCCCCGATATCATTGAGGTAAGCAGCTGCCAAAGCTACTCTATGCCCCTCAAGTACATTGTACCAACCAAACATACGTTCACATCTTCTTACTCATTATCTGGGATTACTTCCATCAAACAAGGGTATCTCCAGTTTGGGCATAGGAAACCCCGGCTGATTGGGGCTAGCCGGTCCCTCTCGCCTTTGATCCACTTCCGtatcctctcttcctctcagGATCACCTCAGTTTCAGAGGGCCCTACATTCGCATTCCTTACTCCAAGGCCGATGAGGACCATATCTGTTCTTTCTCTATGAGGGAAATCAAGTGACAGGCTTACCTGATTTTGGTGGGTGAATATAACCATGAAGTTCTACAGTTGATCCCTGATTTGAGCCCCTACTTCATCTCTGATCCCATCCAACCTTCTCTCCAAGCCCCCCAAAGAGGAATCCAACTTCCGATCCATCGCCATGATTGCTTCATGGTTGCGATTGGATCCAATCTCCAACAATTCCACTCGGGCCTGCAGATCGATGACCGTGGAGTGGAATTGTTGCACTTGTGACTCCAGGTTCTTCATCTTCGTGCCTTTCGCCATTGTTGATCTTGCAGAATTTCCTCGGCTCGGACTTGCTATCTGACAATAATTCTCAAGAATTTAAtagagaattctagagaataAGAGAAATCGATAGAAGGAAAGggagggaaatgagagaattgagagggagagagagagaactacAATGAGGGAGAAATTTAAtaagattcaaattcaaattctcgATGCTTATTACATGGGAAACGGGTCCTTATATACTAGATCCCGCGAGCAAGTTCCTGCCAACCATACAGCCTTATTTACATTACTACCCTTTCTAGAATTAGCCAACAGCTTCTAACTACCCGCACATgtaatccccccccccccttgcaCGATATACCTCCCCCTCTAGATCATGACAtgctatttaaatttataactgCCACAGTTGATTATGTGTTTTATGTACTTAAATcaagtcccccccccccccccccccctttttctCCCTCCCCCACCCCTTTTCCCCTGCCATCATGATGGCATTTTGGAAATGTCTTGCGCATTGTGTTCTAGCTCGTGATTAGGAAATTTAGCTTCCTGAATGCTAGTAAAGAAGGGGGAGAATTCCTTTTTTGCATGCAATGCTGATGAGTCCTTTGTATAAGCATGTACCTGCTTTCTTGGTTTTGCTAATTTAACCTTTGCTCTCCTGTCAATCCTCCATTCCTTCTTTCCTCTAAAGATGCACCACTCATGTGCTATTCTGAACTGATGCTAATTTATTCTCAATGTGGAGCATTCATTGCTTTTATTGCTGTTTTTCAGGTCTCAATTCAGCCTTTTATTCTGCGTTCTCAATTATATAGCAGCATAAAGGACAGAACACAGGTGGATAGGGAACTAGAGGTCTGTTGACCACGTCACTTTAAATTGCTGTTATATGCctacccccacccccaccccccaaaaaaaaaccaCCACCACTGccaagaaaaaaagtaaaaaatggaTCTGAAGTTAAAATCACATTGAATATTTATCTGAAAGAGTCTAATGGTCTTGAGATTTATACTTGGTAGAAACCTTTTCCAGGTGTATTAATTTGTTTGCACAGAATAATCTCATGGTTATGAAGTACATACTCAAATGCTGTAGAATTTACCTGGATCATAgctgataaaataattaagttgAAGCTTCATTGAGTTGTATATGCACAGATGCCATCTCAACTTATGGCtgataattttttcaaattcacCTCCTACGTTCATCATTCAtgggaacaaaaaaaaaaaaaagagtttacTAGGGCTGTTTAGTTATGGAAAAGAGCCCAAATATTCCAGAAAATTACTccataaaaaatggaaaattagaaaacttgtcaaataaaaaatggagATTTGCATAATGCGATTCTCCAAAATTCAACTGGACATGGAAAACTCTTAAAatgagtttttcaaattttccttaTTAATATGGAAATCTAAAAATTGTGGCTTTCCACAATTCCTAAATCATCTCCATCCTCTTCTTTAAcacaaattatacaaaataaaaacctctagctctttttctttttttaacacACTTTCCTATTCTagtttggaaattagttttctatacttctaacatttgaatgtgtttttcaaattttctatgaaGCTGAAATTTCGAGATTTAAATTGGagatgaaaaactaaaaaacattttccacaactaaatgGGCCTATTAAGTTTTCAGCTCCTTTCCTGGTGTGCCAGTTTTGTTTGGTAGAATTCTTATCATTGATGGGgacatgttttaattttaatctattCTTGGGGCAGACATTCAGGAGGGAGAAAGTTCTGCGAATATTCAAACTGAACACTGGACAAGATGATCATGCCATAATGTTTATGGATGACTATTTGAATCaggttttttcttttatttatatcaaatgAATTCAAATTGTTATGTTTTCCTATGATTTTCATCAACTTTTGTAGGTAAAATATGCGTAAAGTATGATTTCAGTTCCACTACGGTGAACACTTATCAatgtatttgtttgtttgtaggAATAGGATTGTAGTGGCtgtttatgcatatatatttagtCTCTGATTCTGTGATTGTAGGGAATGATTTTGGTTCCAAATTCCAAGATGGTGAAATTGATCATCATTATGGACATATGTACATTCTGATGGCTTTCTGGTTTGATGATTGTTTTGCTTAGTTTCATTGGTTAAATTGCAGGAATCTCCCTTATTTTTATACAAGCAAGGAGATCCTCCTTGTTGCTATAATGGGCTAAATCCTCTCTATCTTTGTGCTAATGTTGTTCTACTccagataataataataataataataataataataaaagaagaggTCCATTAACAATATTTCTTGTGTGTAACATTTGACTTTAGGCTGAGAATATTATCAAACGAGTGGAAGCAAAGAAGCAAGATGTTCTTGCAGTTTTTGAGTGGTTCAAAGTGCATGTCATTCCATTCAAGCTGGATCCTAGCATTGGACATGAAGAACTTGTGAGTAATTTTAGATCATGCCATAAATAAGAACATAGAAAAATCTTCTTTTTGATAAGTAGTATAGTGCTGTTGAAATGCAGCAGAGTaatgcaattttattttttatcttcatcTTGTAAATATATTCATATGGTTGGAACTTTAAATACTTAGCAATCTGCCTTTGAtatacaaaaatttcattttgactGTTGAATCCTGTAACCCGCTCTATCTAGTGTAATGCTTTCTGCCATCTTCTTGTAGTGTGCAAGTGGATTATTAATGAACATTTAATTGCAGTTGCTTTAGTTGCTGAACTTGCATTGACATAGCTGGGAACAGAAagttatcttaaaattttagaGGGGTTAAAATCGTAGGAAGAATCAATTTCTCGTTCTTAAGCTCTGCTACTTGAAATTTATTTCCTCACTCATTTATTCCCAGTTTGGCCACTTTTTGCCATGTTGCAGTGTTCACTTCTGTCATCAGGGGGAAACGTGAAAGATCAAGACATCTCTCTCTTAATCAATGCTGGCCTCCTTGTAAGTATACTTGAAGTTCATATAGAAAAAATACActtgaaattcttattttttaattgaattagtgGTTGTTTGAAGCATGTATGGCATGTAAACTTCATAAATGGCGTGGGGGGCAATCAAATAGCCTTTTGTCATGTAACAAACCACAATGAGAAAGATCACATTTTAACATACATGCAATAGGAATGTTGTGCAAGATAAAGTTCacataaatttatgtaaaaacTCAAGAAATGGATAAAAACTACTGATGGGCTGTGGGTCAGATCAATTaagcaccaaaaaaaaaaatcagctgTGAAAGtgaaatattttcaaccctGCCTAGTTCGAACCCACAACCCAAGCCCTCATGCTTACTTGAACCTGCAAATCACTGTCTTGCTAGATGTTGGTACATCGTTACTGAAATGCTTGGGAGACATCATACAGATCTTGATTGGGATGATAATTAAATACActcatttttcttgattttgcagttatagaaaattccaaagagaattttttattttctattataagTTTAACAGGTCTAGGTGGATGTCCATTATCTGATAGGGATGGGAATGGAGATGAGGATTTAACTAATACAGGTAGAGGTATAGGAACAAGGATGCAGGGACGGGGCACCCAGTTATATCCTGACCATTCCTATTCCTCTGGAGAACCACACAGATGTTCAAATCCAGCCTGCCCCCATTTTTGTGCTTTAAACTAATTCAAGTCTAACTCAATCATACATGAAGTTGTTTGATTGCAGGCGGAAACCTGAAACTCTGATATTCATATATTGACTTCCAATCAATCTTCAAGTGGGTGAACAATTTTGGGCTTATTTGTTTAAAGTCCTTCCCATGCAGGATGTTACCTTGCAGAAGCTTTCCTCTTTTCTAGAcagatgaaaattaaattttttggcaGAACTAACTATACAATCTGTCATATGTGCTATCCCCATGTGATgagattttaattattttcctacAGTTAAAAGCCACCACAAGTCTCTGTCTCGCAACACATGCATGCAAATTGCCATTTTTCATGATTATATACTCTTGTTATTTAGTACAGGTACACAAGCATAATTGGTAAActtgatattgtaaaatttgcAGTAATTGCATTGCTcttcataaattaaacatattctTCCATTGCTCTTTGCCAGTCAGTGCTTTATGCAATTTTAGTATTTTCGGATTGTATGTCATATTTTCTCATGGTCTTCTATTATCAACTTTTTTCCTAATGCTTTTGTTTACTTTCTAGACCAGACAACTTATTGATCCAAACATGTACTGGTTTGCGATTCCAAACATTGGTTCAGTACTCAAGGGCCTCTCTCAGGTAAATACTTGCTTGTGAATTTTCTATACTTCATATCTCAACGGAAGGACCTATGCAATGACGTCCCTATCTGGTACCTTGGGTGAGAGGCATACAAAATGTGTCATTTAAGACGGACACAAGGATATGCTAGTAATCCAGGTGAATTTTGAGTGGCTTCTACAAGCTTTAGTTGTCACCTTGATGAGCCAGGAGGAAAGGGGAATTTTTAATTTGTCTTCTGAGGCATGAGTCTCCATTGTGCTTTATGAATGTTATGCTGTTCCACTAATACGTTTTTCCTCTAGTGGtaaacattttttattgctCATTTGAAATAAATTGTGCTCAATTCTTCACCAGTCTATCGGGTTGAGAATAAGATAGTTGCCTCATCCCCGCAGGTTGATGAGACATTGGATAATGATAAAGCTGCTTTTTCTCAATCTGTATTGTAAGCTTTGTGATTCTATTTTGGGGGAGATGAATTTTTCCTCAAGTAAGTTGGGGACTAGGCTTTTGTTGTCAACTTCACAATCTTGGTggtgttttaaaattttaaaatttttggacgCAAACAAGATTGAAAAGTTTCGATTTTTTATGGCTTCCGACAACTTAGGCACTATCTGATGAAGGTGTACAGTTGCTCACACACAACTTTGACCTTTAGAAGCATGGAAATCGGCATTTTTTCCTTTGGAAATTCTGAGAACttgtggaaaaatatttccCTGAACTAATATAGTATTTCTTCTGAAAATAACGTTAattgaaaacattaaaataaagggatttttttcTTAAGTAGTTCGTGTTAGTCTGCGTGAAACTGGAATAATAGAAGAAGTTCCTATATCTGGATCACAATGGTCTTTCTGAAACTAGAAACTTAGAATTGTTTTAAGCCatttaaagttttgaaattttgtataTTGCCTGTTATAAGCATTTATAAAACATTTATTCTGGATTTTACCTGTCAAAAGCATTAGTAAGCA
It contains:
- the LOC127796798 gene encoding uncharacterized protein LOC127796798 isoform X1 is translated as MEEAASSSKVGNAKKRPREEEETVSGTEECSHQTLSLEENLIFSDTLVALRIMRAQFPRIDKVSIQPFILRSQLYSSIKDRTQVDRELETFRREKVLRIFKLNTGQDDHAIMFMDDYLNQAENIIKRVEAKKQDVLAVFEWFKVHVIPFKLDPSIGHEELCSLLSSGGNVKDQDISLLINAGLLTRQLIDPNMYWFAIPNIGSVLKGLSQGRKELLSFLNRRKYKEMMLSALEKKRLRLSPLDMRFHLRDLIGSGHLKTFQTPSGLVVRVVKD